A stretch of Brassica napus cultivar Da-Ae chromosome C6, Da-Ae, whole genome shotgun sequence DNA encodes these proteins:
- the LOC106404991 gene encoding putative protein NRT1/ PTR FAMILY 2.14 encodes MDEEGTISSDSTMRRRKPLGWKAMPYILANETLERLASFGLTSNFMVYMVREYHMDQVQAAALINTWSALTNFAPIIGAFISDSCTGKFVTIVFGSISELLGMLVLTLTSLIPTLRPPPCTTDQITGTCVRYSDQQLYVLLSGLFLLSVGTGGIRSCSIPFSLDQFDDSTEEGREGSRSFFSWYYTTHTIVQLISMTLVLYVQNNISWALGFAIPTALNLFALVLLFVGVRFYVFIRPEGSVISGIFKVLVDAYEKRNAQPPSEIEHYRPLLETSSQSNKLVLTDQFRFLNKAVIVMNNDEARNEEWKICTMRQIEDIKSIISIIPIFASSIIGFLAMNQQHTFTVSQALKMDLRFPGSSYLIPPASITVISLLTIGIWLPFYETVLVRHIEYITKQEGGISLLQKVGIGNFFSILTMIISGILERERRDLSRAGVSRSVFWLAPQQVLMGFYEVFTIVGLTEFFNKQVPGYMRSIGNSLLYLGMSFASYLSSATVSTVHSVTARGGRQSWLTDDIDTGKLDYFYYFIAALSTLNLIFFLCCAKRYRYRNM; translated from the exons atggATGAAGAAGGGACAATTTCCTCGGATTCAACGATGAGACGAAGAAAGCCTCTGGGTTGGAAAGCTATGCCTTACATATTAG CCAATGAGACATTGGAGAGGCTTGCTTCATTTGGACTGACGTCTAATTTCATGGTGTATATGGTACGAGAATATCATATGGATCAAGTCCAAGCTGCTGCTCTAATCAATACTTGGTCTGCTCTCACCAATTTCGCTCCAATCATTGGAGCTTTCATCTCCGACTCGTGCACCGGAAAATTTGTAACCATTGTTTTTGGTTCCATCTCTGAGTTGCTG GGCATGTTGGTTTTGACTTTAACTTCTCTGATCCCTACTCTACGACCACCACCTTGCACTACCGACCAAATCACCGGAACGTGTGTTCGCTATAGCGATCAACAATTATACGTTTTACTCTCAGGACTGTTCTTGTTATCAGTCGGAACAGGAGGAATCCGCTCGTGCAGTATTCCTTTTAGTCTCGACCAGTTCGACGATTCGACTGAAGAAGGAAGGGAAGGAAGTAGAAGTTTCTTCAGCTGGTACTATACAACTCATACAATAGTCCAGTTAATATCAATGACTCTAGTGTTGTACGTACAAAACAACATTAGCTGGGCCCTTGGATTCGCTATCCCGACCGCTCTCAATTTGTTTGCACTTGTTCTGCTTTTTGTGGGAGTTCggttttatgtatttattagaCCCGAAGGAAGTGTGATCTCTGGGATCTTCAAGGTTCTCGTGGATGCTTATGAGAAACGTAATGCACAGCCTCCATCTGAGATTGAACATTATCGACCGTTACTAGAGACAAGTTCGCAATCAAATAAACTGGTGCTCACTGATCAATTCAG ATTCTTGAACAAAGCTGTGATAGTGATGAACAACGATGAAGCTAGAAATGAGGAGTGGAAAATTTGCACCATGAGACAGATAGAAGACATAAAGTCTATAATAAGCATAATTCCAATATTTGCCTCGAGTATTATAGGATTCTTGGCTATGAACCAACAACACACCTTCACGGTCTCACAAGCACTTAAAATGGACCTTCGATTTCCCGGTTCTTCTTACCTAATCCCTCCTGCTTCTATAACCGTAATATCCCTCTTAACCATAGGCATATGGCTTCCCTTCTATGAAACCGTTCTTGTCCGACACATTGAATACATTACAAAACAAGAAGGAGGCATCTCTTTACTCCAAAAAGTTGGGATTGGGAACTTTTTCTCCATATTGACGATGATTATATCGGGTATTTTGGAACGAGAGAGAAGAGATTTATCCCGTGCAGGGGTAAGCAGGTCGGTTTTCTGGCTAGCCCCGCAACAAGTACTAATGGGATTTTATGAAGTCTTCACCATTGTTGGTCTTACCGAGTTCTTCAACAAACAAGTTCCAGGCTATATGAGAAGCATTGGGAACTCGTTGCTTTACTTAGGTATGTCTTTTGCTAGTTACCTAAGCAGTGCGACGGTGAGCACTGTTCATAGTGTGACTGCCCGTGGAGGAAGACAAAGTTGGCTCACGGATGATATTGATACAGGCAAGttagattatttttattactttattgcTGCTTTAAgcactcttaatctcattttctTCTTGTGCTGTGCTAAAAGGTATCGTTATAGAAACATGTAA